From the genome of Nicotiana sylvestris chromosome 2, ASM39365v2, whole genome shotgun sequence, one region includes:
- the LOC104211461 gene encoding pistil-specific extensin-like protein: MAKALVLFQLSVLLLSSFTVVLSQEEDIGGWFTTKHHDHLSPAQAPKPHKGHHHPKHSPAPSPTKPPTYSPSKPPVKPPVKPPTKAPTYSPSKPPAKPPVKPPTPTPSPYPAPAPITRKPVAVRGLVYCKPCKFRGVKTLNQASPLLGAVVKLVCNNTKKTLVEQGKTDKNGFFWIMPKFLSSAAYHKCKVFLVSSNNTYCDVPTDYNGGKSGALLKYTPLPKPPAATSLPVKLPTFDVFTVGPFGFEPSKKVPCKK, translated from the exons atggcaaaggcccttgttcTTTTTCAGCTTTCAGTTTTATTACTTAGCTCATTCACAGTAGTTCTTAGCCAGGAGGAAGACATTGGGGGTTGGTTTACCACCAAACATCATGACCACCTTTCACCAGCTCAAGCTCCTAAGCCTCACAAAGGCCACCACCACCCCAAACATTCCCCAGCCCCTTCACCAACTAAGCCTCCCACTTATAGCCCATCGAAACCACCAGTTAAACCACCGGTTAAACCACCAACTAAGGCTCCCACTTATAGCCCATCAAAACCACCAGCTAAGCCACCAGTTAAACCACCAACACCAACACCATCACCTTATCCTGCTCCTGCTCCTATTACTAGGAAACCTGTAGCAGTCCGTGGCCTTGTTTACTGCAAGCCGTGCAAGTTTAGAGGGGTTAAAACTCTAAACCAAGCTTCCCCACTCCTGG GTGCGGTAGTGAAGCTAGTATGCAACAACACAAAGAAGACATTAGTGGAACAGGGCAAGACAGACAAGAATGGCTTCTTCTGGATCATGCCCAAATTCTTGTCCTCAGCAGCTTACCACAAATGCAAGGTGTTCTTGGTCTCATCAAACAATACTTACTGTGATGTCCCAACAGATTACAATGGTGGAAAATCTGGAGCTTTGTTGAAATACACCCCACTTCCTAAGCCACCAGCAGCTACTTCTCTCCCTGTTAAACTCCCCACATTTGATGTCTTCACTGTTGGACCTTTTGGTTTCGAACCCTCAAAGAAGGTGCCATGCAAAAAGTAA